One region of Carbonactinospora thermoautotrophica genomic DNA includes:
- a CDS encoding cupin domain-containing protein: MRDDPIVNLTDLVTAAPAERAVLWRLTGSPQLLANLVRLPAGDTVGEHRESSLDVLLLVVDGGGTATVDGHRHELTAGTLLLLPRGASRALHAGPTGLAYLTVHGHRAGGLQVGRPPADTPADPPRPPDR; encoded by the coding sequence GTGCGCGACGACCCGATCGTGAACCTCACCGACCTGGTCACCGCGGCCCCGGCGGAACGCGCGGTTCTGTGGCGGCTCACCGGCTCCCCACAACTGCTCGCCAACCTCGTACGTCTCCCCGCGGGAGACACGGTCGGGGAGCACCGGGAATCGTCGCTCGACGTCCTGCTCCTCGTCGTCGACGGCGGCGGGACGGCGACCGTCGACGGTCACCGCCACGAGCTGACCGCCGGGACCCTCCTCCTGCTGCCGCGCGGCGCCTCCCGCGCGCTCCACGCCGGTCCCACCGGCCTGGCCTACCTCACCGTCCACGGGCACCGGGCGGGCGGGCTGCAGGTGGGCCGTCCGCCCGCGGACACACCCGCTGATCCGCCCAGGCCACCCGACCGCTGA
- a CDS encoding APC family permease, whose product MVKRLVVGRALRSQQLHETLLPKRLALPIFASDPLSSVAYATQEILLVLTLGGLAYLHLAPWVGAAVVLLMAVVVLSYRQVVYAYPSGGGSYEVASRNLGPGWGLVVASALLVDYVMTVAVSVAAGVDNIISAFPEWNPHRVAIALTFVALLAAMNLRGIRESGKAFAAPTYLFVAGIMVMIAVGFARMAFGDTPRAETAGYGVRPEHGYVGLSGLALAFLVLRAFSSGCTALTGVEAISNGVPAFRKPKSANAAKTMTAMGLIAVTMFSGITALALLTDVRITEHTCDLVGWQGDCRTDPQRTAIAQLAAAVFGGDNSPLFYYIQAATAAILILAANTAFNGFPMLGAILAQHCYLPRQLHTRGDRLAFSNGITLLAAIAGGLIWLFDASVTRLIQLYILGVFISFTLSQAGMVRHWRRRLLGEADPLKRRRVQLKRAINGFGAVLTGTVLVVVLATKFTHGAWLVCVAVPILWLTMRAVKRHYDRTAEALQVGRGEVAETMLPSRIHAIVLVSKIHKPTLLALAYARAARPHVLEAITVNVDENETRALQQEWDERGLPVPLKVIDSPYREITRPIIEYVRGIRRRSPRDVVTVYIPEYVVGRWWENLLHNQSALRLKSRLLFEPGVMVTNVPWRLAGAERYEHKTGKADHYAPGGIRRHQP is encoded by the coding sequence ATGGTGAAGCGCCTGGTGGTGGGCCGGGCGCTGCGCAGTCAGCAGTTGCACGAGACCCTGCTGCCGAAGCGGTTGGCGTTGCCGATCTTCGCCAGTGACCCGCTGTCCTCGGTGGCCTACGCGACGCAGGAGATCCTGCTGGTCCTGACCCTGGGCGGCCTGGCGTACCTGCACCTGGCGCCGTGGGTGGGTGCCGCGGTGGTGCTGCTGATGGCCGTCGTGGTGTTGTCGTACCGACAGGTGGTGTACGCCTACCCCAGCGGCGGCGGCTCCTACGAGGTGGCCAGCCGTAATCTCGGCCCCGGGTGGGGGTTGGTGGTCGCGTCGGCGCTGCTGGTGGACTACGTGATGACGGTGGCGGTATCGGTGGCGGCCGGGGTGGACAACATCATCTCGGCGTTTCCGGAGTGGAACCCGCACCGGGTCGCGATCGCGCTGACGTTCGTGGCGCTGCTGGCCGCGATGAACCTGCGTGGGATCCGGGAGTCGGGCAAGGCTTTCGCGGCGCCGACGTACCTGTTCGTCGCCGGGATCATGGTGATGATCGCAGTCGGCTTCGCCCGGATGGCGTTCGGGGACACACCGCGCGCGGAGACCGCCGGATACGGCGTCCGGCCCGAGCACGGCTACGTGGGCCTGTCCGGGCTCGCGCTGGCGTTCCTCGTCTTGCGCGCGTTCTCCTCCGGTTGCACGGCGCTGACGGGCGTGGAGGCGATCAGCAACGGCGTGCCGGCGTTCCGCAAGCCCAAGAGCGCGAACGCCGCGAAAACGATGACCGCGATGGGGCTGATCGCGGTGACCATGTTCAGCGGCATCACCGCCCTGGCTCTGCTCACCGATGTGCGGATCACCGAGCACACCTGCGACCTGGTCGGTTGGCAGGGCGACTGCCGGACCGATCCGCAGCGCACCGCCATCGCCCAGCTCGCGGCGGCCGTCTTCGGCGGGGACAACAGCCCGCTGTTCTACTACATCCAGGCCGCGACAGCGGCGATCCTGATCCTCGCGGCCAACACCGCGTTCAACGGATTCCCGATGCTGGGGGCGATCCTCGCCCAACACTGCTACCTGCCCCGTCAACTGCACACCCGCGGGGACCGGCTCGCGTTCAGCAACGGGATCACCCTGCTCGCCGCGATCGCGGGCGGACTGATCTGGCTGTTCGACGCCTCCGTCACCCGGCTCATCCAGCTGTACATCCTCGGGGTGTTCATCTCCTTCACCCTCAGCCAGGCCGGCATGGTCCGTCACTGGCGCCGCCGGCTGCTCGGCGAGGCGGACCCGCTGAAGCGGCGGCGCGTACAGCTCAAGCGGGCCATCAACGGGTTCGGCGCGGTCCTCACCGGTACCGTGCTCGTCGTGGTGCTGGCCACCAAGTTCACCCACGGCGCGTGGCTGGTGTGCGTGGCGGTGCCGATCCTGTGGCTGACGATGCGAGCCGTCAAACGCCACTACGACCGCACCGCCGAGGCCCTCCAGGTAGGGCGTGGGGAGGTGGCGGAGACCATGCTGCCGTCCCGGATCCACGCGATCGTCCTCGTCTCCAAGATCCACAAGCCGACGCTGCTGGCGCTGGCCTACGCGCGCGCGGCCCGCCCCCACGTCCTGGAAGCGATCACCGTCAACGTCGACGAGAACGAGACCAGGGCACTGCAGCAGGAGTGGGACGAGCGCGGCCTACCCGTGCCGCTGAAGGTCATCGACTCCCCCTACCGGGAGATCACCCGGCCGATCATCGAGTACGTGCGCGGCATCCGCCGCCGCAGCCCCCGCGACGTGGTCACCGTCTACATCCCCGAATACGTCGTCGGCCGCTGGTGGGAGAACCTGTTGCACAACCAGAGCGCCCTGCGGCTGAAGAGCCGTCTGCTGTTCGAGCCCGGCGTCATGGTCACCAACGTCCCCTGGCGGCTCGCCGGAGCCGAACGCTACGAACACAAGACCGGGAAGGCCGACCACTACGCACCCGGCGGCATCCGCCGCCACCAACCCTGA
- a CDS encoding GAF and ANTAR domain-containing protein — protein MESTSTGANRPAKRQPVLGAVAPRPNGEVTQVSHDNLDVADIAGALHELTALVLSTQQLEEALGHVTAMTSRILPVEPSCSVTLMRAGQIATIVPSDDLSPLVDEIQYSTGEGPCVQALRTREVVASQDLRTDPRWPQWRERALAHGVRSVYAHPLEVDQQAVGALNLYARQPGTWAEEAQRVLMLLAEHAALLLGVVIRQASHAELTEQLRAALSSRAVIDQAIGIIMAQRGCDAEKAFAVLREVSNKRNIKLRDIAARLVAGTARAAGGPRRSGKPASQCP, from the coding sequence GTGGAAAGCACCAGTACCGGGGCCAACCGGCCCGCGAAGCGGCAACCGGTACTAGGCGCGGTCGCCCCGCGCCCGAACGGGGAGGTGACCCAGGTGAGCCACGATAACCTCGACGTCGCCGATATCGCCGGCGCCCTCCACGAACTGACCGCGCTCGTGCTCAGCACCCAGCAACTGGAGGAGGCCCTCGGCCACGTCACCGCCATGACCAGCCGGATCCTCCCCGTCGAGCCGTCCTGCAGCGTAACGCTGATGCGGGCCGGGCAGATCGCCACGATCGTCCCCTCCGACGATCTGTCCCCGCTCGTGGACGAGATCCAGTACTCGACCGGCGAGGGACCGTGCGTGCAGGCATTGCGAACCCGGGAGGTCGTGGCCAGCCAGGACCTCCGCACCGACCCCCGATGGCCACAGTGGCGGGAACGAGCTCTCGCCCACGGGGTACGGTCGGTGTACGCACACCCGTTGGAAGTCGACCAACAGGCCGTTGGAGCGCTCAACCTGTACGCCCGACAGCCGGGCACGTGGGCCGAAGAGGCGCAGCGGGTCCTCATGCTCCTCGCCGAGCACGCGGCGCTGCTGCTCGGCGTGGTGATCCGGCAGGCCAGCCACGCCGAGCTGACCGAGCAACTGCGGGCCGCGCTCTCCTCCCGGGCCGTCATCGACCAGGCGATCGGGATCATCATGGCCCAGCGCGGCTGCGACGCCGAGAAAGCCTTCGCGGTGCTGCGTGAGGTCTCCAACAAACGCAACATCAAGCTGCGCGACATCGCCGCCCGGCTCGTCGCCGGCACCGCCCGGGCCGCAGGCGGGCCGAGGCGATCCGGTAAGCCGGCTTCGCAGTGCCCTTGA
- a CDS encoding DUF389 domain-containing protein: MLHLRVICPKDCSDRVVELLAAEPAVTNLVVLPDAARQPAGDLLLCDVARESGNSVLSRLRALGVDVEGSIAVEYVDTALSRAAEEAERAAPGYGVDAVVWEEVEARTGEESTLSWTYLAFLTIATLIAAVGVVTDQLILIIGAMVVGPEFGPLAGLCVALVQRRGRVLARSSAALLVGFPVAIALTLLLTLVARLTGFVEPSMLDKTNPLTGFISRPDAFSFIVAFLAGAAGMLSLTSAKSGALIGVLISVTTVPAAGNAAVALALGHPGVAGGALLQLIVNLAGIVVAGVITLLVQRWAWARLR; this comes from the coding sequence GTGCTGCACCTGCGTGTGATCTGCCCGAAGGACTGCAGCGATCGGGTGGTCGAGTTGCTGGCCGCTGAACCGGCGGTGACCAATCTGGTCGTGCTCCCGGATGCCGCGCGCCAGCCGGCCGGCGACCTGCTGTTGTGCGATGTGGCGCGGGAGTCCGGTAACAGCGTGTTGAGCAGGCTGCGCGCTCTCGGCGTCGACGTCGAGGGCTCGATCGCGGTGGAGTACGTGGACACGGCGCTGTCCCGGGCGGCTGAGGAGGCCGAGCGGGCCGCGCCCGGGTACGGCGTCGACGCCGTGGTGTGGGAGGAGGTCGAGGCCCGCACCGGGGAGGAGTCCACGCTCAGCTGGACCTATCTGGCGTTCCTCACCATCGCCACGCTGATCGCGGCGGTCGGCGTGGTGACCGATCAGCTGATCCTGATCATCGGCGCGATGGTGGTGGGTCCGGAGTTCGGCCCGCTCGCCGGGCTGTGCGTCGCCCTGGTACAGCGCCGGGGACGCGTGCTCGCCCGGTCGTCGGCCGCGTTGTTGGTGGGCTTCCCGGTCGCCATCGCGCTGACCCTGCTGCTCACGCTGGTCGCCCGGCTGACCGGCTTCGTGGAACCGTCCATGCTGGACAAGACCAACCCGCTGACCGGGTTCATCTCCCGCCCGGACGCGTTCAGCTTCATCGTGGCCTTCCTGGCCGGCGCCGCCGGAATGCTGTCGCTGACTTCGGCCAAGTCCGGTGCGCTGATCGGGGTGCTCATCTCGGTCACCACCGTCCCGGCGGCCGGCAACGCCGCCGTCGCCCTCGCCTTGGGCCACCCCGGCGTGGCCGGCGGCGCGCTGCTCCAGCTCATCGTCAACCTGGCCGGCATCGTGGTAGCCGGCGTCATCACCCTCCTCGTCCAACGCTGGGCCTGGGCTCGGCTTCGCTGA